A single genomic interval of Trichosurus vulpecula isolate mTriVul1 chromosome 6, mTriVul1.pri, whole genome shotgun sequence harbors:
- the MS4A1 gene encoding B-lymphocyte antigen CD20 isoform X1, translating to MMPLRNSVSGIFPADSKQGPSTTQPGQKMVLRRGSQLQSPSWQSFFKRESKALGAVQIMIGLFHFGLGGILLLVPMGTYTTVCVAVWYPFWGGIIYITSGSFLVAAEKTSKSCLVNTRLGLNAISLFCSISGIALLILDILNLTVANFLKLQSLNLGRMDKPHVNVYSCEQNGPSQQSTDMQPYCLTVKSLFLGILAIMLIFTFLQNVLVACIVEDEWKTLCSGTQTTVLLLSAEERKEQVIPLTVVPSQPKDEEEMETLPAQEDEKDANFPAPPQESSPPDDASGSP from the exons ATGATGCCCCTAAGAAATTCGGTCAGTGGCATTTTCCCGGCTGATTCCAAACAGGGCCCCAGCACCACACAGCCAGGCCAAAAGATGGTCCTCAGGAGAGGGTCCCAGTTACAAAGTCCCAGCTGGCAAAGCTTCTTCAAGAGAGAGTCCAAAGCTCTTGGG GCTGTCCAGATCATGATCGGCCTGTTCCACTTCGGACTGGGGGGGATTCTGCTGCTGGTGCCCATGGGCACATACACCACCGTCTGTGTGGCAGTGTGGTACCCCTTCTGGGGAGGCATTATc TACATCACCTCGGGATCATTCTTGGTGGCAGCAGAGAAAACTTCCAAAAGTTGCCTG GTCAACACGAGGCTTGGACTGAATGCAATAAGCCTGTTCTGTTCCATCTCTGGAATAGCTCTTTTAATCTTGGACATACTTAATCTCACTGTTGCTAATTTTCTAAAACTGCAAAGTCTGAATCTTGGTCGAATGGACAAACCACATGTCAACGTATACAGCTGTGAGCAAAATGGCCCATCCCAGCAAAGCACTGACATGCAGCCGTACTGTCTCACTGTGAAGTCCCTCTTCTTG GGAATTTTGGCCATCATGCTGattttcacttttctccagaaCGTCCTGGTAGCGTGCATTGTGGAGGATGAATGGAAAACTCTGTGCTCTGGTACCCAAACA ACTGTGCTTCTCCTGTCtgcagaagagaggaaggagcagGTCATCCCACTAACTGTGGTGCCCTCCCAACCAAAGgatgaggaagaaatggaaactcTCCCTGCTCAAGAAGATGAGAAAGACGCAAACTTCCCAGCTCCCCCTCAGGAAAGCTCACCCCCAGACGACGCCTCAGGCTCCCCCTGA
- the MS4A1 gene encoding B-lymphocyte antigen CD20 isoform X2: MMPLRNSVSGIFPADSKQGPSTTQPGQKMVLRRGSQLQSPSWQSFFKRESKALGAVQIMIGLFHFGLGGILLLVPMGTYTTVCVAVWYPFWGGIIVNTRLGLNAISLFCSISGIALLILDILNLTVANFLKLQSLNLGRMDKPHVNVYSCEQNGPSQQSTDMQPYCLTVKSLFLGILAIMLIFTFLQNVLVACIVEDEWKTLCSGTQTTVLLLSAEERKEQVIPLTVVPSQPKDEEEMETLPAQEDEKDANFPAPPQESSPPDDASGSP, from the exons ATGATGCCCCTAAGAAATTCGGTCAGTGGCATTTTCCCGGCTGATTCCAAACAGGGCCCCAGCACCACACAGCCAGGCCAAAAGATGGTCCTCAGGAGAGGGTCCCAGTTACAAAGTCCCAGCTGGCAAAGCTTCTTCAAGAGAGAGTCCAAAGCTCTTGGG GCTGTCCAGATCATGATCGGCCTGTTCCACTTCGGACTGGGGGGGATTCTGCTGCTGGTGCCCATGGGCACATACACCACCGTCTGTGTGGCAGTGTGGTACCCCTTCTGGGGAGGCATTATc GTCAACACGAGGCTTGGACTGAATGCAATAAGCCTGTTCTGTTCCATCTCTGGAATAGCTCTTTTAATCTTGGACATACTTAATCTCACTGTTGCTAATTTTCTAAAACTGCAAAGTCTGAATCTTGGTCGAATGGACAAACCACATGTCAACGTATACAGCTGTGAGCAAAATGGCCCATCCCAGCAAAGCACTGACATGCAGCCGTACTGTCTCACTGTGAAGTCCCTCTTCTTG GGAATTTTGGCCATCATGCTGattttcacttttctccagaaCGTCCTGGTAGCGTGCATTGTGGAGGATGAATGGAAAACTCTGTGCTCTGGTACCCAAACA ACTGTGCTTCTCCTGTCtgcagaagagaggaaggagcagGTCATCCCACTAACTGTGGTGCCCTCCCAACCAAAGgatgaggaagaaatggaaactcTCCCTGCTCAAGAAGATGAGAAAGACGCAAACTTCCCAGCTCCCCCTCAGGAAAGCTCACCCCCAGACGACGCCTCAGGCTCCCCCTGA